In the genome of Streptomyces collinus, one region contains:
- a CDS encoding NADPH-dependent FMN reductase, which produces MKTTATDPATLPQTAADPLRLTLVVGSNRHGRFGPVVADWLLGRIRDRDDLVVEVVDVAEAALPMSLEPTPEASAALSGITPKLARADAFVVLTPEYNHSFPAGLKNLVDWHFAEWQAKPVGLVSYGGLAGGLRAAEHLRQVFAELHAVTVRDTVSFHNAGASFDDRGTLHDPSGPDAAAKTMLDQLVWWGHALREAREKRPYGG; this is translated from the coding sequence ATGAAGACAACCGCTACCGATCCAGCCACCCTGCCGCAGACCGCCGCCGACCCGCTCCGGCTGACCCTCGTCGTGGGCAGCAACCGGCACGGCCGCTTCGGTCCCGTCGTCGCCGACTGGCTCCTCGGCCGCATCCGGGACCGGGACGACCTCGTCGTCGAGGTCGTGGACGTCGCCGAGGCCGCGCTGCCGATGTCCCTCGAACCGACCCCGGAGGCATCCGCCGCGCTGTCCGGCATCACCCCGAAGCTGGCCCGCGCGGACGCGTTCGTGGTCCTCACCCCCGAGTACAACCACTCCTTCCCGGCGGGCCTGAAGAACCTCGTCGACTGGCACTTCGCCGAATGGCAGGCCAAGCCCGTCGGACTCGTCTCCTACGGCGGCCTGGCCGGTGGCCTGCGCGCCGCGGAGCACCTGCGCCAGGTCTTCGCCGAGCTCCACGCCGTGACGGTCCGCGACACCGTCTCCTTCCACAACGCCGGCGCCTCCTTCGACGACCGGGGCACCCTGCATGACCCGTCCGGCCCGGACGCGGCGGCGAAGACCATGCTGGACCAACTGGTGTGGTGGGGCCACGCGTTGCGGGAGGCCAGGGAGAAGCGGCCGTACGGGGGCTGA
- a CDS encoding class F sortase produces MRRFPGFGSGVRDPAHAAMAALTVFALCSGVWLLRDGAGTHAPPQPSAAQALAGLDGRAGERPAVPPLPPSPPDRIRIPAIGVNAPLTGLGLTRTGSLDVPPAAEKNLAGWYEAGTTPGERGTAIVAGHVDNADGPAVFYDLGALARGSTIEVDRRDGGVAVFTVDAVEVHAAKDFPDEKVYGAAGRPELRVITCGGTYSRGTGYQGNVVVFAHLTGSR; encoded by the coding sequence ATGCGCAGGTTCCCCGGGTTCGGCAGCGGCGTCCGCGATCCCGCGCACGCGGCCATGGCCGCCCTCACGGTGTTCGCCCTGTGCTCCGGGGTGTGGCTGCTGCGCGACGGCGCCGGGACGCACGCCCCGCCGCAGCCGTCCGCCGCGCAGGCCCTGGCCGGGCTGGACGGCCGGGCCGGTGAGCGGCCCGCCGTGCCACCGCTGCCGCCCTCACCGCCCGACCGGATCCGCATCCCGGCGATCGGGGTCAACGCGCCGCTGACCGGGCTCGGCCTGACGAGGACCGGCAGCCTCGATGTGCCGCCCGCCGCGGAGAAGAACCTCGCCGGCTGGTACGAGGCCGGCACGACCCCCGGTGAGCGGGGCACGGCGATCGTCGCCGGCCACGTCGACAACGCCGACGGACCCGCCGTGTTCTACGACCTCGGCGCCCTGGCCAGGGGCAGCACTATCGAGGTGGACCGGCGGGACGGCGGCGTCGCGGTGTTCACCGTGGACGCCGTCGAGGTCCACGCCGCGAAGGACTTCCCCGACGAGAAGGTCTACGGCGCCGCCGGCCGCCCCGAGCTGCGGGTCATCACCTGCGGCGGCACCTACTCACGCGGCACCGGTTACCAGGGGAACGTCGTCGTCTTCGCGCATCTGACCGGGAGCCGGTGA
- a CDS encoding winged helix-turn-helix transcriptional regulator translates to MGTTGRRPGAYVCGIDAAMDLIGGKWKVLILWALHERPCRFGELRRELPGVTEKVLASHLREMEADGLVHREAYDEVPPRVEYSLTARGVSLNEALEPLGAWGRANVPGMSPAPGQMREDDDVPLVTGAA, encoded by the coding sequence ATGGGGACGACGGGACGGCGGCCGGGTGCGTACGTCTGCGGGATCGACGCGGCGATGGACCTGATCGGCGGCAAGTGGAAGGTGCTGATCCTCTGGGCGCTGCACGAGCGGCCCTGCCGCTTCGGCGAGCTGCGCCGGGAACTGCCGGGCGTCACCGAGAAGGTGCTCGCCTCGCACCTGCGGGAGATGGAGGCCGACGGCCTGGTGCACCGCGAGGCGTACGACGAGGTGCCGCCGCGCGTGGAGTACTCGCTGACGGCCCGTGGCGTTTCCCTGAACGAGGCGCTGGAACCGCTGGGGGCCTGGGGGAGGGCCAACGTCCCGGGCATGTCACCGGCTCCCGGTCAGATGCGCGAAGACGACGACGTTCCCCTGGTAACCGGTGCCGCGTGA
- a CDS encoding NAD(P)-dependent oxidoreductase, translating to MTDNAVAPRTPAPLTLLGTGAMGTVLARTWLAAGHEVTVWNRTPARAQALAAEGAVVVRSAAEAVAANRLVIVCLLDDASVGDALDEAVLAGRDLVNLTTGTPGEGRTRAAWAEARGARFLDGGIMAVPPMIGVADSGGYVFYSGSPELFEEHRDTLAVPAGTRWVGADPGFAALYDVALLSAMNGMFAGMLHAFALVRPEDIAPKDFAPLLADWLTAMAPAVHQTADRLESGDHTRNVVSSLAMQAAGVPTFLRTAEEQHVSPELLAPYLKLMERRVAQGHGEEDGTGMIELLDLRRGA from the coding sequence ATGACCGACAACGCAGTTGCTCCCCGTACCCCTGCCCCTCTCACCCTCCTCGGCACCGGCGCCATGGGCACCGTCCTCGCCCGGACCTGGCTCGCCGCCGGGCACGAGGTGACCGTCTGGAACCGCACACCCGCCCGTGCGCAGGCCCTCGCCGCCGAGGGCGCCGTCGTCGTCCGGAGCGCCGCCGAGGCCGTGGCCGCGAACCGGCTCGTGATCGTCTGCCTGCTCGACGACGCCTCCGTGGGCGACGCCCTCGACGAGGCCGTTCTCGCCGGGCGGGACCTGGTGAACCTGACGACCGGCACCCCGGGCGAGGGCCGGACGCGGGCCGCCTGGGCCGAGGCGCGCGGCGCCCGGTTCCTGGACGGCGGGATCATGGCCGTACCGCCGATGATCGGGGTCGCGGACTCCGGCGGTTACGTCTTCTACAGCGGCTCACCGGAGCTGTTCGAGGAGCACCGCGACACCCTCGCCGTCCCGGCCGGCACCCGCTGGGTCGGAGCCGACCCCGGCTTCGCAGCCCTCTACGACGTGGCCCTGCTGAGCGCCATGAACGGCATGTTCGCGGGGATGCTCCACGCGTTCGCCCTGGTCCGCCCGGAGGACATCGCCCCGAAGGACTTCGCGCCACTGCTCGCGGACTGGCTGACCGCGATGGCCCCGGCCGTGCACCAGACGGCCGACCGGCTGGAGAGCGGCGACCACACCCGCAACGTCGTCTCCAGCCTGGCGATGCAGGCGGCGGGCGTCCCCACGTTCCTGCGCACGGCCGAGGAACAGCACGTCAGTCCCGAGCTGCTGGCGCCGTACCTGAAGCTGATGGAGAGGCGGGTGGCGCAGGGGCACGGGGAGGAGGACGGGACGGGGATGATCGAGCTGCTGGATCTGCGGCGCGGCGCCTAG
- a CDS encoding sulfite exporter TauE/SafE family protein, with product MPDISLTMIVLLCVAALAAGWIDAVVGGGGLLLLPVLLLGLPANTPAAHALGTNKAVAIVGTTGAAVTYARKAPVNVRTAVRIGLAALAGSSAGAFFAAGMSTEVLKPVIMVVLLGVAAFVILRPAFGTAPATGPATRRRILAAIGLAGLGIGFYDGLIGPGTGTFLVLALTAVLHLDLVTASATAKIVNCCTNAGALATFAWQGAVLWQLAALMAVFNLAGGTLGAHTALKKGSGFVRIVLLTVVFALVGNLAYEQWIA from the coding sequence ATGCCCGACATATCGCTGACCATGATCGTCCTGCTCTGCGTCGCGGCCCTCGCCGCAGGCTGGATCGACGCCGTGGTCGGCGGGGGCGGCCTCCTGCTGCTGCCGGTGCTGCTGCTGGGGCTGCCGGCGAACACACCCGCCGCGCACGCGCTGGGCACCAACAAGGCCGTCGCCATCGTCGGCACCACGGGCGCGGCCGTGACCTACGCCCGCAAGGCTCCCGTGAACGTCCGTACGGCCGTCCGCATCGGGCTGGCCGCCCTGGCCGGTTCCTCCGCCGGGGCCTTCTTCGCGGCCGGGATGAGCACCGAGGTTCTCAAGCCGGTCATCATGGTGGTGCTGCTCGGGGTCGCCGCCTTCGTGATCCTGCGGCCCGCCTTCGGCACGGCCCCCGCAACCGGCCCGGCCACCCGCCGCCGCATCCTCGCGGCCATCGGCCTGGCCGGCCTCGGCATCGGCTTCTACGACGGCCTCATCGGCCCCGGCACCGGTACGTTCCTGGTCCTCGCGCTCACCGCCGTCCTCCACCTCGACCTCGTCACGGCCTCCGCCACCGCCAAGATCGTCAACTGCTGTACCAACGCGGGCGCCCTCGCGACCTTCGCCTGGCAGGGCGCGGTCCTGTGGCAACTGGCCGCCCTGATGGCCGTCTTCAACCTGGCGGGCGGCACCCTCGGCGCCCACACCGCCCTGAAGAAGGGCAGCGGCTTCGTCCGGATCGTGCTGCTGACGGTGGTGTTCGCGCTGGTGGGGAATCTGGCGTACGAGCAGTGGATCGCCTAG
- a CDS encoding NAD(P)/FAD-dependent oxidoreductase, whose product MTSNERVVVIGTGLAGVRLARRLGELGTPALLIGEEEHRPYNRVLLAEVLAGRYSPEVIALPAPARVRRGRITGIDRGRRTVACADGSVIAYDRLVLATGSNPVLPPLRGLFTENHELPEGIHAFRTMDDCLGLSKAIRPGVKAVVIGGGLLGVSAARALARRGAQVVLAQQSERLMERQLDPAASKLVKRHLTDLGVEVHTECRVRDVRCVGGAVRSVEMADGYALDADLVVIACGVHPRVGLAQTAGLDVRKGVVVDDELRTSDPYIHAIGDCAQHDGVLYGLATPALEQADALAELLAGDANARYTGTRSLTRLTLNGHDSPFDLAAFGETEALPGDDVVQLTDATRGTYRKVVVRDDRLVGGVLVGELGTVGALARAWEGAEPLPSDGGPLLHLLTNDGGS is encoded by the coding sequence ATGACCTCGAATGAGCGTGTGGTGGTGATCGGCACCGGCCTGGCGGGCGTACGGCTCGCCCGGCGGCTCGGTGAGCTCGGCACGCCCGCGCTGCTGATCGGCGAGGAGGAGCACCGGCCCTACAACCGGGTGCTGCTCGCCGAGGTGCTGGCCGGACGGTACAGCCCCGAGGTGATCGCCCTGCCGGCACCCGCGCGGGTCAGGCGCGGCCGGATCACCGGGATCGACCGCGGGCGGCGTACCGTCGCCTGCGCGGACGGGTCCGTGATCGCATACGACCGGCTCGTCCTCGCCACCGGCTCGAACCCGGTGCTGCCGCCGCTGCGCGGCCTGTTCACCGAGAACCACGAACTGCCCGAGGGCATCCACGCGTTCCGCACCATGGACGACTGCCTGGGCCTGTCCAAGGCGATCCGCCCGGGTGTGAAGGCGGTCGTCATCGGCGGCGGGCTCCTCGGGGTCTCCGCCGCCCGCGCGCTCGCCCGGCGCGGCGCCCAGGTCGTGCTCGCCCAGCAGTCCGAGCGGCTGATGGAACGCCAGCTCGACCCGGCCGCCTCCAAGCTCGTCAAGCGGCACCTGACCGACCTGGGCGTGGAGGTGCACACCGAGTGCCGCGTCCGGGACGTGCGCTGCGTCGGCGGCGCCGTCCGCTCCGTGGAGATGGCCGACGGCTACGCGCTCGACGCCGATCTGGTGGTCATCGCCTGCGGTGTGCATCCGCGGGTGGGCCTCGCCCAGACGGCCGGCCTCGACGTCCGCAAGGGCGTCGTCGTCGACGACGAACTGCGCACCTCCGACCCGTACATCCACGCGATCGGCGACTGCGCCCAGCACGACGGCGTCCTCTACGGACTCGCCACTCCCGCGCTCGAACAGGCCGACGCGCTCGCGGAGCTGCTCGCCGGTGACGCGAACGCCCGCTACACCGGGACCCGTTCCCTGACCCGGCTCACGCTGAACGGGCACGACAGCCCCTTCGACCTCGCCGCGTTCGGCGAGACCGAGGCGCTGCCGGGCGACGACGTCGTCCAGCTCACCGACGCCACCCGCGGCACCTACCGCAAGGTCGTCGTCCGCGACGACCGCCTGGTCGGCGGGGTCCTCGTCGGCGAACTCGGCACCGTCGGCGCGCTCGCCCGCGCCTGGGAGGGAGCAGAGCCGCTCCCCTCCGACGGCGGCCCGCTGCTCCACCTGCTCACCAACGATGGAGGCTCCTGA
- the nirB gene encoding nitrite reductase large subunit NirB, with the protein MTATPEATEATPTIVLVGHGMVGQRFLEALAARGLTATHRVVVLCEEPRPAYDRVALTSYFSGKTPEDLSMTDMEFIETHGIELYVGDPATAVDREARKVTARSGEVFDYDVLVLATGSYPFVPPVPGKDAEGCFVYRTIEDLLAIEEYAKSKATVGAVVGGGLLGLEAAGALKGLGLTSHIVEFAPRLMPVQVDDGGGAALLRTIEEMGLTVHTGVGTQEILVDAEGAVTGMKLSDGSELAADMVVFSAGVRPRDQLARDCGLTVGERGGITVDEQCRTVADPHVFAIGECALASDGRVYGLVAPGYEQAETAAATIASDEASFTGADLSTKLKLLGVDVASFGDAHGTAEDCLDVVYSDSRAGLYKKLVIGRDGTLLGGILVGDAEAYGTLKAFTGSVPPVSPESLVLPAGAGAPAQLGPAALPDDAIICSCNNVRKGTIRDAVTEHKCTTVPEVKKCTKAGTTCGSCVKVLGQLVTAELEASGVEVDKGLCGCFAQTREELYEIVHALRITTYQDLLDRHGREGARGGDGCEVCKPAVGSIIASLAPTIGASGYVLDGEQAALQDTNDHFLANLQKNGSYSVVPRIPGGEIAPEKLIVIGEIARDFGLYTKITGGQRIDMFGARVEQLPVIWARLVDAGFESGHAYGKSLRTVKSCVGQTWCRYGVQDSVRMAIDLELRYRGLRSPHKLKSAVSGCQRECAEAQSKDFGVIATANGWNLYVGGNGGATPRHADLLAQDLSDAELVRLIDRFLMFYIRTADRLERTSTWLERIPGGLDHVKDVVVHDSLGICDELEQLMQAHVAHYRDEWAETINDPEKLARFVSFVNAPDTPDPVVAFVPERDQMKPDLPLLSIGMRPADVLEGSAQR; encoded by the coding sequence ATGACCGCCACCCCGGAGGCCACGGAGGCCACCCCCACGATCGTGCTCGTCGGCCACGGCATGGTCGGCCAGCGCTTCCTCGAAGCGCTCGCCGCGCGCGGCCTGACCGCCACGCACCGCGTGGTCGTGCTCTGCGAGGAGCCGCGCCCGGCCTACGACCGTGTGGCGCTCACGTCGTACTTCTCGGGGAAGACCCCTGAGGACCTGTCCATGACGGACATGGAGTTCATCGAGACGCACGGCATCGAGCTGTACGTCGGCGACCCGGCGACCGCCGTCGACCGCGAGGCCCGCAAGGTCACCGCCCGGTCCGGCGAGGTCTTCGACTACGACGTCCTCGTCCTCGCCACCGGCTCCTACCCCTTCGTCCCGCCGGTCCCGGGCAAGGACGCCGAGGGCTGTTTCGTCTACCGCACGATCGAGGACCTGCTCGCGATCGAGGAGTACGCGAAGTCGAAGGCGACGGTGGGTGCCGTGGTCGGCGGCGGTCTGCTCGGGCTGGAGGCGGCCGGTGCGCTCAAGGGGCTCGGACTCACCTCCCACATCGTGGAGTTCGCGCCCCGGCTGATGCCCGTCCAGGTGGACGACGGCGGTGGTGCCGCGCTGCTGCGCACCATCGAGGAGATGGGCCTGACCGTTCACACGGGCGTGGGCACGCAGGAGATCCTGGTCGACGCCGAGGGCGCCGTCACCGGCATGAAGCTCTCCGACGGTTCCGAACTCGCCGCCGACATGGTGGTGTTCTCCGCCGGTGTGCGCCCCCGCGACCAGCTGGCCCGCGACTGCGGCCTGACGGTCGGCGAGCGCGGCGGCATCACGGTCGACGAGCAGTGCCGTACGGTCGCCGACCCGCACGTCTTCGCGATCGGCGAGTGCGCGCTGGCCTCCGACGGCCGGGTGTACGGCCTGGTGGCGCCGGGCTACGAGCAGGCCGAGACGGCGGCCGCCACGATCGCCTCGGACGAGGCGTCCTTCACCGGTGCCGACCTGTCCACCAAGCTGAAGCTGCTCGGCGTGGACGTGGCGTCCTTCGGCGACGCGCACGGCACCGCCGAGGACTGCCTGGACGTCGTCTACTCCGACTCCCGCGCGGGCCTGTACAAGAAGCTGGTCATCGGCCGCGACGGCACGCTGCTCGGCGGCATCCTGGTCGGCGACGCGGAGGCGTACGGCACACTGAAGGCGTTCACCGGCTCGGTCCCGCCGGTCTCGCCCGAGTCGCTGGTGCTGCCCGCCGGGGCCGGGGCGCCCGCCCAGCTCGGCCCGGCCGCGCTGCCGGACGACGCGATCATCTGCTCCTGCAACAACGTCCGCAAGGGCACGATCCGCGACGCGGTCACCGAGCACAAGTGCACCACCGTGCCCGAGGTGAAGAAGTGCACCAAGGCCGGTACGACCTGCGGAAGTTGCGTCAAGGTCCTCGGCCAGCTGGTCACCGCCGAGCTGGAGGCGTCCGGCGTCGAGGTCGACAAGGGCCTGTGCGGCTGCTTCGCGCAGACCCGCGAGGAGCTGTACGAGATCGTCCACGCCCTGCGCATCACCACCTACCAGGACCTGCTGGACCGGCACGGCCGCGAGGGCGCCCGGGGCGGCGACGGCTGCGAGGTCTGCAAGCCGGCCGTCGGCTCGATCATCGCCTCCCTCGCCCCCACGATCGGCGCGAGCGGCTACGTCCTGGACGGTGAGCAGGCGGCGCTGCAGGACACCAACGACCACTTCCTGGCCAACCTGCAGAAGAACGGCTCGTACTCGGTCGTCCCGCGGATCCCCGGTGGCGAGATCGCCCCGGAGAAGCTGATCGTGATCGGCGAGATCGCCCGCGACTTCGGCCTCTACACGAAGATCACCGGCGGCCAGCGGATCGACATGTTCGGCGCCCGCGTCGAGCAGCTGCCGGTGATCTGGGCCCGGCTGGTCGACGCCGGCTTCGAGTCCGGCCACGCCTACGGCAAGTCGCTGCGCACGGTGAAGTCCTGCGTCGGGCAGACCTGGTGCCGCTACGGCGTCCAGGACTCCGTCCGCATGGCGATCGACCTGGAGCTGCGCTACCGGGGTCTGCGCTCCCCGCACAAGCTGAAGTCGGCGGTCTCCGGCTGCCAGCGCGAGTGCGCCGAGGCCCAGTCGAAGGACTTCGGCGTGATCGCCACGGCCAACGGCTGGAACCTCTACGTCGGCGGCAACGGCGGTGCCACGCCGCGCCACGCGGACCTGCTCGCGCAGGACCTGTCGGACGCCGAACTGGTCCGCCTGATCGACCGGTTCCTGATGTTCTACATCCGTACGGCCGACCGCCTGGAGCGCACCTCGACCTGGCTGGAGCGGATCCCGGGCGGCCTCGACCACGTGAAGGACGTCGTCGTCCACGACTCGCTCGGCATCTGCGACGAGCTGGAGCAGCTGATGCAGGCGCACGTCGCGCACTACCGCGACGAGTGGGCCGAGACCATCAACGACCCCGAGAAGCTCGCCCGGTTCGTGTCCTTCGTGAACGCCCCGGACACCCCGGACCCGGTCGTCGCCTTCGTGCCCGAGCGCGACCAGATGAAGCCCGACCTGCCGCTGCTGTCCATCGGCATGCGACCCGCCGACGTACTGGAAGGAAGCGCCCAGCGATGA
- the nirD gene encoding nitrite reductase small subunit NirD, translating to MTLALETTDLKVELALDDDWFAVCDLSTLLPGRGVAALLPDGRQAAIFRDRSGELFAIDNRDPFTGAAVLSRGLTGTHQGRPFVASPLLKQRFDLASGQCLDDEAVRVTAYKVRTS from the coding sequence ATGACCCTGGCACTGGAGACCACCGACCTCAAGGTCGAACTCGCCCTGGACGACGACTGGTTCGCGGTCTGCGACCTGAGCACGCTGCTCCCGGGCCGCGGGGTGGCCGCACTGCTGCCGGACGGCCGGCAGGCCGCGATCTTCCGCGACCGCTCCGGAGAACTGTTCGCCATCGACAACCGCGACCCCTTCACCGGCGCCGCGGTCCTCTCCCGCGGCCTGACCGGCACGCACCAGGGGCGTCCGTTCGTCGCCTCGCCCCTGCTGAAGCAGCGCTTCGACCTGGCGTCCGGGCAGTGCCTGGACGACGAGGCGGTGCGGGTGACGGCTTACAAGGTGCGGACGTCGTAG
- a CDS encoding TetR/AcrR family transcriptional regulator, producing MARTKEFDPDAALQAALELFWRRGYEATSMSDLVAHLGIGRASIYATFGNKHELYLKALDRYDRTGLPPILRDLSQPGPALPAVRNLVRRYAAEAADARERLNGCMITNAAAELAPHDQATTRHVERNWDQLETVLHSTLVRAQAQGELPAARDPLALARMLLVLLQGLRVVGKASPDPGRVRDAAEQALALLD from the coding sequence GTGGCCAGGACCAAGGAGTTCGATCCGGACGCCGCGCTCCAGGCAGCTCTCGAGCTGTTCTGGCGGCGCGGCTACGAGGCGACGTCGATGTCCGACCTCGTCGCGCACCTCGGCATCGGGCGCGCCAGCATCTACGCCACCTTCGGCAACAAGCACGAGCTGTACCTGAAGGCGCTGGACCGCTACGACCGGACGGGACTCCCGCCGATCCTGCGGGACCTGTCCCAACCGGGGCCCGCTCTGCCTGCCGTGCGCAATCTCGTCCGGCGGTACGCGGCGGAGGCCGCAGACGCCCGGGAACGCCTGAACGGCTGCATGATCACCAATGCGGCGGCGGAACTCGCCCCGCACGACCAGGCGACCACCCGGCACGTGGAGCGCAACTGGGACCAGCTGGAGACCGTGCTGCACTCGACGCTGGTCCGCGCCCAGGCGCAGGGGGAACTGCCCGCCGCACGCGACCCGCTCGCACTGGCCCGCATGCTGCTCGTCCTGCTCCAGGGCCTGCGTGTGGTCGGCAAGGCCTCGCCGGACCCGGGGCGCGTCAGGGACGCGGCCGAGCAGGCCCTGGCACTTCTGGACTGA
- a CDS encoding SDR family NAD(P)-dependent oxidoreductase → MTTAPYRARFTDRTALVTGAGSGIGRTIARALAAEGANVVLVGRRREPLEETAESIEAAGGKALAVTANVARAADVEAAVAAAVEHFGSLDVAVNNAGVFLGGAPLADLAEEDWHTQLGVNVTGVFLALRAEIRQMRTQPSGGAIVNIASTFGAHARHPGAAAYAATKAAVSALTRGAALDHIREGIRINAVSPGAVNTPMSLQPGETDADRSARARTALPLGRVTTTEEVAAAVLHLASDDAASTVGTDLVVDSGATA, encoded by the coding sequence ATGACCACTGCTCCGTACCGGGCCCGCTTCACCGACCGCACCGCCCTGGTCACCGGCGCCGGCTCCGGCATCGGACGCACGATCGCCCGGGCACTCGCGGCGGAGGGCGCGAACGTCGTGCTGGTGGGCCGTCGGCGAGAACCACTGGAGGAGACCGCGGAGTCGATCGAGGCGGCGGGAGGCAAGGCGCTGGCCGTCACGGCGAACGTGGCGCGGGCGGCGGACGTCGAGGCGGCGGTGGCAGCCGCCGTCGAGCACTTCGGCTCCTTGGACGTGGCGGTGAACAACGCGGGCGTCTTCCTGGGCGGAGCCCCGCTGGCCGACCTCGCCGAGGAGGACTGGCACACCCAGCTCGGCGTCAACGTCACCGGCGTGTTCCTCGCCCTCCGGGCCGAGATCCGGCAGATGCGCACCCAGCCGTCCGGCGGGGCGATCGTCAACATCGCCTCCACCTTCGGCGCCCACGCCCGCCACCCCGGCGCCGCCGCGTACGCCGCCACCAAGGCGGCGGTGTCCGCCCTCACCCGGGGGGCCGCGCTCGACCACATCCGCGAGGGCATCCGCATCAACGCGGTCAGCCCCGGCGCCGTGAACACACCGATGTCGTTGCAGCCGGGCGAGACGGACGCCGACCGCTCGGCCCGCGCCCGGACCGCCCTCCCGCTCGGCCGTGTCACCACGACGGAGGAGGTGGCCGCGGCGGTCCTCCACCTGGCCTCCGACGACGCCGCCTCGACGGTGGGCACGGACCTGGTGGTGGACAGCGGCGCCACGGCCTGA
- a CDS encoding maleylpyruvate isomerase family mycothiol-dependent enzyme — protein MVTQPNDRPGLARLGPPIDARPLFGPELEALLGLLRGLRAPDWGRIAVPGWTVHDVAAHLLGDYRARLGRREPPLVFAPDEALEAFIHRANQEWVDLHRDVTDAALVDDLERTGTELAQRFARADLYTPALGVSWAGVDPAPMWLDCAREFTEHWTHRQQIRHAVGRDTDAEPRVLSLVLDTFMRALPHTLRDTGAPDGTQIQVTVDGPVEAGWTVTAGRDGWSLAPAPAGRPAATLRLDAETAWRLCTRGIQPATAFARAGVLGDRRLGEAVCRIVSVVY, from the coding sequence ATGGTGACACAGCCGAACGACCGGCCCGGCCTCGCCCGGCTCGGTCCCCCGATCGACGCCCGTCCGCTGTTCGGCCCGGAACTGGAGGCACTCCTCGGCCTGTTGCGCGGGCTGCGCGCCCCTGACTGGGGACGGATCGCCGTCCCGGGCTGGACCGTTCACGACGTCGCCGCGCACCTGCTCGGCGACTACCGCGCCCGCCTCGGCCGCCGGGAGCCGCCCCTCGTGTTCGCTCCCGACGAGGCCTTGGAGGCGTTCATCCACCGTGCCAACCAGGAGTGGGTCGACCTCCACCGGGACGTCACCGACGCGGCTCTCGTCGACGATCTGGAGCGGACCGGCACCGAACTGGCCCAACGCTTCGCCCGGGCAGACCTGTACACGCCTGCCCTCGGTGTGTCCTGGGCGGGGGTGGATCCGGCGCCGATGTGGCTGGACTGCGCCCGGGAGTTCACCGAGCACTGGACCCACCGCCAGCAGATCCGGCACGCGGTGGGACGGGACACGGACGCGGAGCCGCGCGTCCTGTCCCTGGTCCTGGACACCTTCATGCGGGCGCTGCCGCACACCCTGCGCGATACCGGGGCGCCGGACGGCACGCAGATACAGGTGACGGTCGACGGCCCCGTCGAGGCCGGGTGGACCGTGACCGCGGGGCGGGACGGCTGGTCCCTGGCCCCCGCGCCCGCGGGCCGGCCTGCGGCCACGCTGCGGCTGGATGCGGAGACCGCCTGGCGACTGTGCACACGCGGCATCCAGCCGGCCACGGCATTCGCACGGGCCGGGGTCCTGGGGGACCGGCGGCTGGGCGAGGCCGTCTGCCGGATCGTGTCCGTCGTGTACTGA